GCAGCCGGTGCGGCCGGGGCAGCAGGTGCTGCGGAGACGGCCGGAGCCGCTGCAGGTGCGACGCCGGAAAGCTGGATCTGCTGGGCATACTTCAGGATCGGGCTGCCGCCCACTTCGTCGACGCCCACCTCGAAGTACTCGTTATCCACGAAGACGTTGAAGGTGCGGGCGTTTTCGCTCTTGGCCGGAGCGTCTTTCTTCTTTTCCACCAGTTCGCCGGCCTTGGCCTTCTTGATCAGTTCGTCCTTGGCCTTGACTTGCTCCAGGGTGATGGGCTTCACGGACGCAGGCGCTTCTTCCTTGCCGTATTTCCATTGCAGGAATTTCTTGCCGGTCACGGGGAACATGGCATAGGTGACCAGGTCGTCCATATCCACGGCGAGATCGCCGATTTCTGCCTTGGCCTTTTCCAGTTCCGGCTCCAATACTTCGGCCGGACGGCAGGTAATGGGCTCCTCGCCACGGTCGTAACCCTTGAGGGCTTTCTTCTGAACTTCGGGATCGATGGGCACGGCGGTCTTGCCGTAGAGGCCGTAGCACAGGTCCTTGACTTGGCCGGTGATCATCTTGTAGCGTTCTTCCGGGGTGTCGAAGAGCACGTTGTTGACGGTCTGGATGCCCACGATCTGGCTGGTGGGCGTGACCAGCGGAATCTGGCCCAGTTCTTTTCTGACCCGCGGCAGCTCTTTGTAGACCTCGCCGATCTTGTCCAAAGCGTCCATGTCGCGCAGCTGGTTGACCAGGTTGGAGAGCATGCCGCCCGGTGTCTGGTGCAAAAGCACGTTGATGTCGATGACGGACATTTTGGAGTCGTCCAAAAGGTGCTTGTACTTGGGCATGACCTCCTTTTCGAAGATCTCGTTGATCCGGGCCAGCAGGCGGATGTCGAAGCCGGTGTCGCGGTTGGTGCCCAGAAGGGCCATGACCAGCGGTTCGACCGCGGCATGGGAGGTGCGGTAGGCATAAGGGGACATGCAGGTGTCTATGATATCCACACCTGCCTCGATGGCCTTGAGGTGGCTCATGGGGCTCATGCCGGATGTGAAGTGGCTGTGCAGGTGGATGGGAACCTTGCAGTTCGTTTTGAGTGCCTTGACGATTTCATAGGCATCGTAAGGAGCGATGAGGCCGGCCATGTCCTTGATGCAGATGGAGTCGGCGCCCATGGCTTCCAGGTCTTTGCCCTTGTTGACATAGTAGTCCAAGTTGTAGACCTCGCCGCCCAGACGCGGCTGCGTCATGGTGTAGCAGATGCAGCCCTGGAAGTGCTTGCCGTACTCCTTGATCTTGGGCACCACGGTCGTAAAGTTGCGGTAGTCGTTCAGCGCATCGAAGGTGCGGAAGATGTCCATGCCGTTTTCGCAGGCGCGGTCCATGAAGGCGTTGGCCACGTCGTCGGCGTAGTTGCGGTAGCCCACCAGGTTCTGGGCGCGCAG
This window of the uncultured Desulfosarcina sp. genome carries:
- a CDS encoding pyruvate carboxylase subunit B, yielding MSDHDQVKMTSMNYDVDRPKAENPVKIMDLSLRDGHQSLFATRGRTEDMIPVAELMDQVGFWAVETWGGATFDTMHRFLNEDPWERIRTLKRYFKKTPFSMLLRAQNLVGYRNYADDVANAFMDRACENGMDIFRTFDALNDYRNFTTVVPKIKEYGKHFQGCICYTMTQPRLGGEVYNLDYYVNKGKDLEAMGADSICIKDMAGLIAPYDAYEIVKALKTNCKVPIHLHSHFTSGMSPMSHLKAIEAGVDIIDTCMSPYAYRTSHAAVEPLVMALLGTNRDTGFDIRLLARINEIFEKEVMPKYKHLLDDSKMSVIDINVLLHQTPGGMLSNLVNQLRDMDALDKIGEVYKELPRVRKELGQIPLVTPTSQIVGIQTVNNVLFDTPEERYKMITGQVKDLCYGLYGKTAVPIDPEVQKKALKGYDRGEEPITCRPAEVLEPELEKAKAEIGDLAVDMDDLVTYAMFPVTGKKFLQWKYGKEEAPASVKPITLEQVKAKDELIKKAKAGELVEKKKDAPAKSENARTFNVFVDNEYFEVGVDEVGGSPILKYAQQIQLSGVAPAAAPAVSAAPAAPAAPAAPAAAPAAAPAEKKAAAPAPAPAADAEGTPLSAPMPGMIVKYEKNVGDAVNEGETVVILEAMKMENALAAPASGTVKAINFSSGDSVGKGDVLCVIG